From a region of the Fibrobacter sp. UWR4 genome:
- a CDS encoding fibrobacter succinogenes major paralogous domain-containing protein, whose protein sequence is MKFGLLKVFALVSIVPLAVALNACGDDSSTSGSSDGSNRGGIPDTVETFMELSDYDCGKSQKCVATYLTEYHDMAVCDGNNGWVIGTLIEKMDCDFSSSSDKSSDSKSNDPAGVTDDSSDSKDEAISSSSSSNSSSSGPAAGTLTYGGQTYRTVVIGAQTWMAENLNYEYKVNGSTYGNWCYNDSALYCERYGRLYTWAAAMDSATTGCGYGATCETDAGAVQGICPDGWHLPSRAEWDTLIAFVGGEDVAGRRLRSISGWYDNANGDDGYGFSALPSGIRHGNGGFNNAGQNANFWSSSESSPDSSSQMYMYYTVRSAGLVDNAKNKAFSVRCVKD, encoded by the coding sequence ATGAAGTTCGGTTTGTTGAAAGTTTTTGCGCTGGTAAGCATTGTTCCGCTCGCTGTTGCGCTCAATGCCTGCGGCGATGATAGTTCCACTAGCGGGTCTAGCGATGGCAGCAACCGTGGTGGAATTCCTGACACCGTCGAGACATTCATGGAACTGTCGGACTATGACTGCGGCAAGAGTCAGAAGTGCGTTGCCACCTACCTGACGGAATACCATGACATGGCTGTGTGCGATGGTAACAACGGCTGGGTCATCGGGACCCTCATCGAGAAGATGGACTGCGATTTCTCTTCATCGAGTGACAAGTCGAGCGATAGCAAGTCCAACGATCCCGCCGGAGTGACCGACGACTCCAGCGACAGCAAGGACGAAGCAATCTCCAGCAGCAGTTCCTCCAATTCGTCGTCGTCCGGTCCCGCCGCGGGAACTCTGACCTACGGCGGACAAACGTACAGGACGGTGGTCATCGGTGCGCAGACATGGATGGCCGAGAACCTGAACTACGAATACAAGGTGAACGGTTCGACCTACGGCAACTGGTGCTACAACGACAGCGCCCTGTACTGCGAACGGTACGGGCGCCTCTACACTTGGGCCGCGGCGATGGATTCGGCGACGACAGGCTGCGGCTACGGCGCGACTTGCGAAACGGACGCCGGCGCGGTGCAGGGTATCTGCCCCGACGGCTGGCATTTGCCTAGCCGTGCGGAATGGGATACGCTGATCGCGTTTGTCGGCGGAGAGGACGTGGCGGGGAGACGGCTTAGGTCGATCTCGGGGTGGTATGACAATGCAAACGGCGACGACGGCTACGGCTTCTCGGCGCTCCCTTCCGGAATAAGGCACGGCAACGGGGGCTTCAACAACGCGGGCCAAAACGCGAACTTCTGGTCCTCCTCCGAGAGCAGCCCGGACAGTTCGTCCCAAATGTATATGTACTACACCGTCCGAAGCGCAGGTCTGGTCGACAATGCCAAGAATAAGGCATTCTCAGTCCGCTGCGTCAAGGACTAA